A single window of Vigna radiata var. radiata cultivar VC1973A chromosome 4, Vradiata_ver6, whole genome shotgun sequence DNA harbors:
- the LOC106759625 gene encoding LOW QUALITY PROTEIN: BTB/POZ domain-containing protein At3g08570 (The sequence of the model RefSeq protein was modified relative to this genomic sequence to represent the inferred CDS: inserted 1 base in 1 codon), whose product MVSETSLSSSKRSPATPKFCNSFTTRIFADVAGDITIVVDGESFLLHKFPLVTLSGKIRKMVAEAKGSNVSNLELLNFPGGXQTFELAMKFCYGMNFEITTFNVARLRCAAEYLEMTEEYREQNLISRAEIYLNEIVFQSLQKSVEVLSTCEMLPTNIVDDIEISSGCVEAIAMNACKEQLVSGLSKLDCDGESRELKEDCVAWWVEDLSVLRIDYFQGVICAMGRMGVRSDSIIASLMHYAQSSLKGIGKCQFWNPSRTNSSPTSVEKDQRIIVETLVSLMPTDKSSAIPLTFLFGMLKMAIMLGSNIPCRLDLERRIALRLEMVSLDDLLIPSLQSGDSLFDVDTVHRLLVNFLQRVEEEETEDCGYESDGLCSAGHGSLLKVGQLLDAYLAEIAPDPYLSLQKFVALIEILPDYARVIDDGLYRAVDIYLKAHPALTEQECKKLCKLIDCQKLSQEACNHAAQNDRLPLQMVVQVLYFEQLRLKNALSGSSGDGLLSQRISSGVPSAAMSPRDNYASLRRENRELKLEISRMRVRLSELEKEQMFMKQGMIDKGGNGRTFLTSLSKGIGKIAIFSGQGGGKRQKSGAHNV is encoded by the exons ATGGTTTCTGAAACCTCCCTCTCATCTTCTAAACGCTCTCCGGCTACTCCTAAGTTTTGCAACTCATTCACTACTAG GATTTTTGCTGATGTTGCCGGAGACATTACAATTGTCGTTGATGGTGAATCTTTTCTGCTACATAAG TTTCCCCTGGTGACTCTAAGTGGGAAAATCCGGAAGATGGTGGCTGAAGCCAAGGGTTCCAATGTTTCAAACTTGGAGCTCCTCAACTTTCCAGGGG ACCAGACATTTGAACTTGCCATGAAGTTCTGCTATGGGATGAATTTTGAGATTACAACATTCAATGTTGCCCGGCTTCGTTGTGCAGCAGAGTATCTGGAAATGACAGAAGAATACAGGGAGCAAAACCTCATTTCAAGAGCAGAGATTTATCTGAATGAGATTGTTTTTCAGAGTCTTCAGAAGTCAGTGGAAGTGCTGTCCACATGTGAAATGTTGCCTACAAATATAGTGGATGACATTGAAATATCAAGTGGATGTGTGGAAGCCATTGCAATGAATGCTTGCAAGGAGCAGCTAGTTTCTGGCTTATCTAAATTAGACTGTGATGGAGAATCTAGAGAGCTAAAGGAGGATTGTGTTGCCTGGTGGGTTGAAGATCTCTCAGTACTGCGTATAGATTACTTCCAAGGAGTTATTTGTGCAATGGGAAGAATGGGGGTGAGATCAGATAGCATTATTGCATCACTGATGCATTATGCTCAATCATCTCTGAAGGGTATTGGAAAATGTCAATTCTGGAATCCATCAAGAACAAACTCAAGTCCAACCAGTGTAGAAAAGGACCAGAGGATAATTGTGGAAACTCTTGTGAGTCTCATGCCAACAGACAAAAGCTCTGCCATTCCCTTGACATTTTTGTTTGGCATGTTAAAGATGGCTATCATGTTAGGTTCAAACATTCCCTGTAGGCTTGATCTTGAAAGAAGGATTGCATTACGGTTGGAAATGGTCTCATTAGATGATCTACTTATACCATCACTACAGAGTGGAGACTCTTTGTTTGATGTTGATACAGTTCACAGGCTACTGGTGAATTTCTTGCAAAGGGTCGAAGAGGAAGAAACTGAAGATTGTGGATATGAATCTGATGGGCTTTGTTCTGCAGGCCATGGTTCCCTGCTAAAAGTGGGGCAGCTTTTAGATGCTTATTTAGCAGAAATTGCACCTGATCCGTACTTAAGTCTACAGAAATTCGTTGCTTTGATAGAGATACTTCCTGATTATGCTCGTGTTATTGACGATGGCCTTTATAGAGCCGTGGACATTTATTTGAAG GCACATCCAGCACTAACAGAGCAAGAATGCAAGAAGCTGTGCAAGTTGATAGACTGCCAGAAGCTATCTCAAGAAGCATGCAACCATGCAGCACAGAATGACAGGCTTCCACTGCAGATGGTGGTGCAAGTGCTGTACTTCGAGCAGCTGCGATTGAAGAACGCGTTGTCAGGGAGTTCAGGAGATGGGCTGCTATCACAGAGAATAAGCAGTGGTGTTCCAAGTGCAGCCATGTCCCCTAGGGACAACTATGCCTCTCTGAGGAGAGAGAACCGAGAACTGAAGCTGGAGATTTCAAGAATGAGGGTTAGGCTGAGTGAGTTGGAGAAGGAACAGATGTTCATGAAACAAGGCATGATTGACAAGGGAGGAAATGGAAGAACATTCTTAACATCACTTTCAAAGGGTATTGGGAAGATTGCAATTTTTAGTGGTCAAGGAGGAGGAAAGCGCCAGAAATCAG GTGCACACAACGTGTAA